In a single window of the Acyrthosiphon pisum isolate AL4f chromosome X, pea_aphid_22Mar2018_4r6ur, whole genome shotgun sequence genome:
- the LOC100164773 gene encoding uncharacterized protein LOC100164773 yields MWHVEEDLHRPLPRWSNHHCTQHHHHLHHYDNNEIKIHTMENGFIGVGQHQNHMYYPVSYCMVNDDVQEEEHHHHYTFSQMLMSRPPPPPTPEPSSLPSLMLSSPPLPDSYYVHHPFTSIMQQPQQPSLVSSSPDSSLTVGYNTIQIQQRINDYDYNERNSELATRMIKNDLSSSCFRRLHLGERTIDNSMKSTVIFDKNTQQQTSNNNNRLLEQANEIKTQFEITLGDDKIIGVCKRTILAAINKVIVDNYESALYKLRKTIRILDIIKFNEGVSGIETAKIDNVGPWLETLKDIERKITQYQQDQQDQNINGHHGPSQLENSTIIRTEDSYNKQLIQLTSNMSSRNDNINIEKSGRPYHFWWKSNLKRYRTTGKLVVEQRFNTNRRRYQRNN; encoded by the exons ATGTGGCACGTAGAAGAGGACCTCCATCGGCCACTGCCACGTTGGTCAAACCATCACTGTACTCAGCATCATCACCACCTGCACCATTACGATAATAATG aaATCAAAATACACACAATGGAAAATGGTTTTATTGGAGTTGGCCAGCATCAAAATCACATGTATTATCCAGTTTCTTATTGTATGGTCAACGATGATGTTCAAGAAGAAgaacatcatcatcattatactTTTTCTCAGATGTTGATGAGCCGTCCACCGCCTCCACCAACTCCAGAACCATCATCTCTACCATCTTTGATGTTATCTTCTCCACCTCTGCCAGACTCTTACTATGTTCACCATCCGTTTACTTCTATTATGCAACAACCACAGCAGCCATCACTTGTATCATCATCACCAGATTCATCACTTACAGTTGGCTACAATACCATTCAAATCCAGCAACGTATAAATGATTACGACTACAATG AAAGAAACTCTGAGTTAGCCACCAGaatgattaaaaatgatttatcttCATCATGTTTTCGTCGATTACATCTGGGAGAAAGAACTATTGACAACAGTATGAAGTCAActgtaatttttgataaaaacacaCAACAACAAACATCAAATAACAACAATAGATTATTAGAA cAAGCAAATGAAATCAAAACACAGTTTGAGATTACATTGGGTGACGATAAAATAATAGGCGTGTGCAAACGGACTATATTGGCTGCCATAAATAAAGTCATAGTTG acaaTTATGAATCTGCTTTGTACAAATTACGTAAGACTATAAGAATATTGGACATAATAAAATTCAACGAAGGTGTTAGCGGGATTGAAACTGCTAAAATCGATAATGTTGGACCATGGTTGGAAACATTGAAAGATATAGAACGAAAAATTACACAATATCAACAGGACCAACAGGACCAAAACATTAATGGACACCACGGTCCTAgtcagttag aaaataGTACCATAATAAGAACAGAAGACAGCTATAACAAGCAACTAATACAACTCACCAGTAATATGAGCAGTAGAaatgataacattaatattgaaaaGAGTGGTCGTCCATATCACTTTTGGTGGAAATCAAACTTAAAGCGTTACCGTACTACAGGAAAGTTAGTTGTAGAGCAACGTTTTAATACCAACCGTCGCCGGTACCAAAGAAACAACTAA